A single Sulfurimonas aquatica DNA region contains:
- the acnB gene encoding bifunctional aconitate hydratase 2/2-methylisocitrate dehydratase gives MAFLEEYKAHVAEREALGVPALALSAKQTADLIELIKANCTDELLDLLTNRVAPGVDDAAQVKAAFLNEIAAENIKVDAISPVRAVEMLGMMLGGFNVLPMVHALASSNTEVVNAAVEALSKTLLVYDAFNDVEKLHKEGNAAATKVLTSWANAEWFTAKPAIAEEITVTVYKVPGETNTDDLSPASEAFTRSDIPLHANSLLQSRMEKPLETLAELKKKGHPVAYVGDVVGTGSSRKSGVNSVQWHMGVDIPGVPNKRTGGVVLGNTIAPIFFATCEDSGALPIELDVSKMETGDVLTLLPYKGEAIINGKVVATFKLNPNTITDEVQAGGRVPLIVGRGLTSKARGVLGLGASEAFLTAEQPADTGKGYTLAQKMVGKASGLAGVRPGMYCEPEMNTVGSQDTTGPMTRDEIKELAALGFNADLVLQTFCHTAAYPKPSDADMHANLPAFISNRSGIALRPGDGIIHSWLNRMVLPDTVGTGADSHTRFPIGISFPAGSGAVAFAGVTGSMPLSMPESVLVRFSGEMQPGITLRDLVNAIPYVAIQQGHLTVPKEGKINVFAGRILEIEGLPNLKAEQAFELSDASAERSAAACTVLLDNAPVIEYLKSNVALLEAMVADGYEDATTINRRIGKMKDWLANPTLMQPDADAEYAAVIDIDLNTITEPILACPNDPDNVKLLSEVAGTHLDEVFLGSCMTNVGHYRAAGEIMRGEGKHNVEKFWIVPPTKMDEQQLINEGYYDVYNAIEATTEVPGCSLCMGNQASARENSTVFSTSTRNFNNRLGKGTQVFLGSAELAALCAKLGKIPTVEEYMDFVPAKIAGKEDKIYKYLNFNEINNYALEPRTTAENKYGVTVKPV, from the coding sequence ATGGCATTTTTAGAAGAATATAAAGCTCACGTAGCTGAACGTGAAGCACTTGGTGTACCTGCATTAGCACTTTCAGCTAAGCAAACGGCTGACTTAATAGAATTAATCAAAGCAAATTGTACAGATGAGTTACTTGACTTACTTACAAACCGTGTAGCACCTGGTGTTGATGATGCAGCACAAGTAAAAGCTGCATTTTTAAATGAGATAGCAGCTGAAAACATTAAAGTTGATGCTATATCTCCAGTTAGAGCTGTTGAGATGCTTGGTATGATGCTTGGTGGATTCAATGTTCTTCCTATGGTTCATGCACTTGCTTCTTCAAATACAGAAGTTGTTAATGCTGCTGTAGAAGCACTAAGTAAAACTCTTTTAGTTTATGATGCGTTTAATGATGTTGAAAAACTTCATAAAGAAGGAAATGCAGCTGCAACTAAAGTTTTAACTTCATGGGCAAATGCTGAGTGGTTTACTGCAAAGCCAGCGATAGCTGAAGAGATTACTGTTACTGTTTATAAAGTTCCAGGTGAAACAAATACTGATGATTTATCTCCAGCGTCTGAGGCTTTTACTCGTTCTGACATTCCTTTACATGCTAACTCTCTTCTTCAAAGCAGAATGGAAAAACCATTAGAAACTCTTGCGGAACTTAAGAAAAAAGGTCATCCAGTTGCTTATGTTGGTGATGTTGTTGGTACTGGTTCTTCAAGAAAGTCAGGTGTTAACTCTGTTCAATGGCACATGGGTGTAGATATTCCAGGTGTTCCTAACAAGCGTACAGGTGGTGTTGTTCTTGGTAACACTATTGCTCCTATTTTCTTTGCAACTTGTGAAGACTCAGGTGCTCTTCCAATAGAACTAGATGTTTCTAAAATGGAAACTGGTGATGTTTTAACGCTTTTACCATACAAAGGTGAAGCAATCATCAACGGTAAAGTTGTTGCTACATTTAAACTAAACCCTAATACTATTACTGATGAAGTACAAGCTGGAGGTCGTGTTCCACTTATAGTTGGTCGTGGTCTTACTTCTAAAGCTCGTGGTGTTTTAGGTCTTGGAGCTAGCGAAGCATTCTTAACTGCTGAGCAACCTGCTGATACTGGTAAAGGTTATACTTTAGCTCAGAAAATGGTTGGTAAAGCTTCTGGTCTTGCTGGTGTTCGTCCAGGTATGTATTGTGAGCCAGAGATGAATACTGTTGGGAGTCAAGATACAACTGGTCCAATGACACGTGATGAGATTAAAGAACTTGCAGCACTTGGTTTCAATGCTGACTTAGTACTTCAAACATTCTGTCATACTGCTGCATATCCAAAGCCGTCTGATGCTGACATGCATGCTAACTTACCTGCGTTTATCTCTAACCGTTCTGGTATCGCACTTCGTCCAGGTGATGGAATTATCCACTCATGGTTAAATAGAATGGTTCTTCCAGATACAGTTGGTACTGGTGCGGATTCACATACACGTTTCCCAATTGGTATCTCTTTCCCTGCCGGATCTGGTGCTGTTGCGTTTGCTGGTGTTACTGGTTCTATGCCTTTAAGTATGCCAGAGTCTGTTCTAGTACGTTTTTCAGGTGAAATGCAACCAGGTATCACTCTACGTGACCTTGTAAACGCTATTCCTTACGTTGCAATTCAACAAGGTCACTTAACAGTACCTAAAGAAGGAAAAATCAATGTATTCGCTGGTAGAATTCTAGAGATTGAAGGATTACCTAATCTTAAAGCTGAGCAAGCATTTGAACTTTCTGATGCATCTGCTGAGCGTTCTGCTGCTGCATGTACTGTTCTTTTAGATAATGCTCCTGTAATTGAATACCTAAAATCAAATGTTGCTTTACTTGAAGCAATGGTTGCGGATGGTTATGAAGATGCAACAACTATTAATCGCCGTATTGGTAAAATGAAAGATTGGTTAGCTAATCCTACACTTATGCAACCAGATGCTGATGCGGAATACGCAGCAGTAATCGATATAGACCTTAATACAATTACTGAACCAATTCTTGCATGTCCAAATGATCCAGATAATGTTAAATTATTGTCTGAGGTTGCGGGAACTCATCTTGATGAAGTATTCTTAGGTTCTTGTATGACTAATGTTGGTCATTACCGTGCAGCTGGTGAGATTATGCGTGGTGAAGGTAAGCACAATGTTGAGAAGTTCTGGATTGTTCCACCAACAAAAATGGATGAGCAACAACTAATCAACGAAGGTTACTACGACGTATACAATGCAATCGAAGCAACTACAGAAGTTCCAGGTTGTTCTTTATGTATGGGTAATCAAGCGTCTGCTCGTGAAAATTCAACTGTATTTTCAACATCAACTCGTAACTTTAACAACCGTTTAGGTAAAGGTACTCAAGTTTTCCTTGGTTCTGCAGAACTTGCGGCACTATGTGCTAAACTTGGTAAAATTCCTACAGTTGAAGAGTATATGGATTTCGTTCCTGCAAAAATTGCTGGTAAAGAAGACAAAATATATAAATATTTGAACTTCAACGAAATCAACAACTATGCACTTGAGCCACGTACTACTGCTGAAAATAAATATGGCGTAACTGTTAAACCAGTTTAA
- a CDS encoding putative quorum-sensing-regulated virulence factor: MSTPIFECTSYHNSFRVFIPNLESLSVAQIQEIELFVQNRKGIFDFNTYIFSIQKKIDLFEFEKLLKESSIVANCIDKPLVLESSGRMQFGKYKGVNYSDIPDSYLLWLKTNYMGKDKENIYKELTKRKL; encoded by the coding sequence ATGAGTACCCCTATCTTTGAATGTACCTCTTACCACAATTCTTTTAGGGTCTTTATTCCAAACTTAGAAAGCTTGAGCGTTGCTCAAATTCAAGAGATTGAGTTATTTGTTCAAAATAGAAAAGGTATATTTGATTTTAATACTTATATTTTTTCCATACAAAAGAAGATAGATCTATTTGAGTTTGAAAAGCTATTAAAAGAGAGTTCTATTGTTGCAAACTGTATAGATAAGCCTCTTGTCTTAGAATCAAGTGGTAGGATGCAATTTGGTAAATATAAAGGTGTGAACTATAGTGACATTCCTGATTCATACCTTTTATGGCTAAAAACGAACTATATGGGTAAAGACAAAGAGAATATCTACAAAGAATTGACAAAAAGAAAACTTTAA
- a CDS encoding DNA translocase FtsK, which translates to MKDTFFIILFGVLIYLGFSTILGSSTLMGSYGATFALYNQLYFGYISFIYLFATLIPLYFLYKDLRFDMRKSELLLASFLILFSFLIAQSLLVENEFRGKFGADFVDFLSPFIGVFGLWVFWLIITLVSVVIILDKNASEILGYVYGLLAKSFPTVPTFKKNEITPKKVDLPTNKESIKKTTASANQHSFEDKIDVEEVKSTSVTETVATEDIKEIEEIDKPAYMRRKEQVKVVSESKVDLKNEASTEAPKNILDLAEEVKEHKSAVVVDELEENAKLLATIDKGKVEKPKNFKLPSVDFLQKKSTVTKSVDESELDGKIRHLIEKLAHFKIDGDVVRTYAGPVVSTFEFKPAPNVQVSKILRLQDDLAMALSAETIRIQAPIPGKDVVGIEIPNESVDTIYLREILDDKLFKDSSSPLTLALGKDIVGKPFVTDLKKLPHLLIAGTTGSGKSVGINAMILSLLYKNSPDQLRLLMIDPKMLEFSTYNDIPHLLTPVITKPKQAIAALNNMVAEMERRYELMADARTKNIENYNEKIKKEGGEHFPYIVVVIDELADLMMTSGKDVEVSIARLAQKSRACGIHLIVATQRPSVDVVTGLIKANLPSRISYRVGQKVDSKIILDQMGAESLLGRGDMLFTPPGSTGLVRLHAPWATEDEIENIVEFIKSQRAPNYDKSFLLEESSTTSSSSESYEELDDLYDEARNVVLSDRKTSISYLQRKLQIGYNRSARVIEQLENEGVLSTPNSKGIREIL; encoded by the coding sequence TTGAAAGATACTTTTTTTATTATACTGTTTGGCGTTTTAATCTATTTAGGATTTTCTACAATTCTTGGAAGTAGCACTCTTATGGGTAGTTATGGTGCTACGTTTGCTCTTTATAATCAACTCTATTTTGGTTATATCTCTTTTATATATCTTTTTGCAACTTTAATTCCTCTCTATTTTCTCTATAAAGACTTAAGATTTGACATGAGAAAGAGCGAATTACTCTTAGCTTCTTTTTTAATTTTATTTTCTTTTTTAATTGCTCAGAGTTTACTTGTTGAAAATGAGTTTCGAGGAAAGTTTGGAGCTGACTTTGTTGATTTCTTATCTCCATTCATTGGTGTTTTTGGCTTATGGGTTTTTTGGCTTATTATTACTCTTGTTTCAGTTGTTATTATATTAGATAAAAATGCTTCTGAAATTCTAGGTTACGTATATGGACTATTAGCAAAGTCGTTCCCTACAGTTCCTACATTTAAAAAAAATGAGATTACACCGAAAAAAGTAGATTTACCTACAAATAAAGAAAGCATCAAAAAAACTACAGCCTCTGCAAATCAACACTCTTTTGAAGATAAGATAGATGTAGAGGAAGTAAAAAGTACTTCAGTAACCGAGACGGTAGCAACTGAAGATATAAAAGAGATAGAAGAGATTGATAAACCTGCATATATGAGAAGAAAAGAACAAGTTAAAGTCGTGAGTGAATCAAAAGTTGATTTAAAGAATGAAGCATCAACTGAAGCTCCTAAAAATATTTTAGATTTAGCCGAAGAGGTTAAGGAGCATAAGAGTGCAGTTGTTGTCGATGAACTAGAAGAGAATGCAAAACTACTTGCTACAATAGATAAAGGTAAAGTAGAAAAACCTAAAAACTTCAAACTTCCATCAGTGGACTTTTTACAAAAAAAATCTACAGTCACAAAAAGTGTAGACGAGAGCGAGCTTGATGGTAAAATACGCCACTTAATTGAAAAACTAGCACACTTTAAAATCGATGGCGATGTTGTACGTACTTATGCGGGCCCCGTTGTCTCTACATTTGAGTTTAAGCCAGCACCAAATGTACAGGTAAGTAAGATACTTCGTCTACAAGATGACTTAGCAATGGCGCTCTCTGCTGAAACTATTCGTATTCAAGCTCCTATTCCAGGTAAAGACGTGGTTGGTATAGAAATTCCAAACGAGAGCGTTGACACTATATACTTACGTGAAATTTTAGACGATAAGCTATTTAAAGACTCTTCATCTCCATTAACACTAGCGTTAGGTAAAGATATAGTTGGTAAGCCCTTTGTGACTGACTTGAAAAAGCTTCCTCATCTATTAATAGCTGGAACAACAGGAAGTGGTAAGAGCGTTGGAATAAACGCGATGATACTATCACTGCTTTACAAAAATTCTCCAGATCAGCTGCGTTTACTTATGATAGACCCTAAGATGCTTGAGTTCTCTACGTATAATGACATACCGCATCTCTTGACTCCTGTCATAACAAAACCAAAACAGGCTATAGCCGCTCTTAACAATATGGTAGCAGAGATGGAACGCCGTTACGAATTAATGGCTGACGCAAGAACAAAAAACATAGAAAACTATAATGAAAAGATAAAAAAAGAGGGTGGTGAGCATTTTCCATATATTGTCGTTGTTATTGACGAGTTAGCAGATTTAATGATGACAAGCGGTAAGGACGTTGAAGTCTCTATCGCTAGGCTTGCTCAAAAATCGCGCGCTTGTGGCATTCACCTTATAGTTGCAACGCAGCGTCCATCAGTTGACGTAGTAACAGGTCTTATTAAAGCAAACCTTCCTTCACGTATATCATACAGAGTAGGGCAAAAAGTAGATAGTAAAATTATCTTGGACCAAATGGGTGCTGAGTCGCTTCTTGGCCGTGGCGATATGTTATTTACTCCCCCGGGCTCAACCGGACTTGTGCGTTTACATGCTCCTTGGGCTACCGAAGATGAAATTGAAAACATAGTAGAATTTATAAAGTCACAGCGTGCTCCTAACTATGATAAAAGCTTTTTACTAGAGGAGAGTAGCACGACTAGTTCATCAAGCGAATCATATGAAGAACTGGATGATCTTTATGATGAAGCAAGAAATGTAGTTTTATCTGATAGAAAGACTTCCATATCTTACCTTCAACGTAAACTGCAAATAGGATATAACCGCTCCGCTAGAGTGATAGAACAACTTGAAAATGAAGGCGTTTTATCTACTCCAAACTCTAAAGGCATTAGAGAGATACTCTAA